GCTCCTGCTGGCGGCACTGGGCCAGAGCCTCTTGTCGCGCTACCTCCCGTCGGTCGGCAAGAGCGTGGATCTGTATACCGTTCTGGTCCTCTATTACGCGGTGTCGCGCCGGCGCGTGGCGGTCATGGTGATGGGGACCTCGGCAGGATTGGTGGAGGACCTGCTCTCCCACACGATGCTGGGAGTGAACGCCTTCAAGAAGACGCTGGTCGGCTACCTGATGGGAGCGCTCGGCTCCTTTTTCATGCTGAACCAGTCGCTTCCGCGCTTCGGAATCCTCTTCCTGGCCACTCTGCTCGAGGCCCTGACCGAGTTCGGGCTGGTGCTGGTCCTCGGGCGCAACCCGTCCCCGCCCGCGGCCGGCGACCTGATCCGCCTCGGGCTGGGCAACGGGCTCGCGGGAATTTTCCTTTTCTGGATCGCTTCGAAGCTGGAGAGATAGTTGACCTGGGATTATCGCAGCAGCAAGGACTTCAAGGACTATTACGAAGAGCGCCGCCTGCAGCGGCGCATCGGCTTCGTGTTCGTGTTCCTGTCGGGAATCTTTCTCGCTTTCCTCTTCAAGCTCTGGTACCTGCAGGTGGTCAACGGGGAGAGCTACCGGCGCCTGGCGGACAACAACCGCCTGCGCCAGGTGGTGGAGAACCCCCTGCGCGGGCTGCTCCTGGATCGCGAGGGACGTCCCATCGTGCGCAACCGCATCGCCTTCAACGTGCTGCTCGACCGCGAGAAGATCAAGCAGCTGGACCAGACCGTCGCGACCCTGTCGCGCGTCCTGGACCTGCCCGAGTCGACGGTGCGCCAGCGCATCGCCCGCTACCGCAACCGTCCCGTGTTCGAGCCGGTCATCGTCAAGGAGGACGTGGACATGGCGGAAGCCGCCTATCTCGAGTCCCGCCGCCTCGAGCTGCCCGAGATCTCCGTAGCCATCGAGCCGAAGCGCAGCTACGAGGACGGGCACCTTGCCGCCCACGCGCTTGGGTATGTCGGCGAGATCTCCGAATCGCAGCTGGGGAAACCACGCTATGCCGGCTACCAGCTGGGCGACGTGATCGGCAAGGCGGGAGTGGAGGTGGCCTACGACGGCGATCTCGCCGGGGAGAAGGGGTGGAAGCAGGTGATCGTGAACAGC
This DNA window, taken from Candidatus Polarisedimenticolia bacterium, encodes the following:
- the mreD gene encoding rod shape-determining protein MreD → MTPVWKGALALLLAALGQSLLSRYLPSVGKSVDLYTVLVLYYAVSRRRVAVMVMGTSAGLVEDLLSHTMLGVNAFKKTLVGYLMGALGSFFMLNQSLPRFGILFLATLLEALTEFGLVLVLGRNPSPPAAGDLIRLGLGNGLAGIFLFWIASKLER